Proteins encoded in a region of the Tripterygium wilfordii isolate XIE 37 chromosome 21, ASM1340144v1, whole genome shotgun sequence genome:
- the LOC119987730 gene encoding protein ENHANCED DOWNY MILDEW 2 isoform X2, whose amino-acid sequence MASSDDDSEEEVMEVMNYYFEDDRGEPFSFYRLPLQCSESDRVEGEKKQVSLRGEADNGLRKIWCQVKAWKFDLLNAVPEISVLSKDKKWIKLGKPRKSYEETSIRTILITLHFIHYVRRNPEASPKSVWDYLSRVFGWYEVRPSQDDLVKHTALIRGAVKRDDALAKSKPGSMHDEDFQPTHRPGFIVNDMDEDIADDADDDGANEDDELFDSVCAFCDNGGELLCCDGKCMRSFHATEEAGEESMCVSLGFSIPQVEAMQKFFCKNCEYNQHQCFACGKLGSSEKSSSAEVFRCVSATCGLFYHPHCVAVLLHSGDEVAAIELQKKIATGESFTCPIHKCCACGLGEDKKVSELQFAICRRCPTSYHQKCLPREIALEDIEEEDIITRAWKDLLPNRILIYCLKHEIDEELGTPIRDHIIFPSVGEKKSNLKRKIKQESGLLKSQGKILQKNRSFSSEESFGGMARKVTKELPSAVKKGEATHGNKRLPHEPDSLRKVRGNDASQKFAKRIKKSVPADASIPSLGDRLFNLMTQGSEKVVAQQDTPDGNKTAAKKPTAKEIDHQLPPLDVDTERRLSDLIKKSETSITMESVVKKHKMPSTHKYSARYVVDKTITTGKVEGSVEAVRAALQKLENGCSIEDAKVVCEPEILSQVSKWRDKLQVYLAPFLNGPRYTSFGRHFTKVDKLEAIVEKLQCYVEDGDMIVDFCCGANDFSCLLKRKLDASGKKKCSYQNYDIMPAQNDFNFKRRDWMTVPREDLPQGSRLIMGLNPPFGVRGALANKFIDKALEFCPKLLILIVPPETERLDKKGPYDLVWEDAQLLSGKSFYLPGSVDENDKRMDQWNLTAPPLYLWSRRAKSAHHRAIALKHGHLSRKEESHLVDQHLQTEVSNHLNEDDGCYGNTSVLSHDIPMDIDEPEEFRFGIPAADRQRQSSTHNNCSRESQGDQNHGKNPSIGISKKEILSKENSGRQMDEKSPEDKKNGGRSPVSEVYKGNFRSEFLETPLHVEVGEHGYQRFDHPVSSSPVCSETAYASNRASIFDDFSRKYGMNHDEPYSSRTESPTVSSHLAKPFSGHTTNGAEGFGHQSHVRESELQSRYQYGQDATDPIYRDLGDLGYGQIGSQLPTSYSHVGPVAASYLMNMSVTQRYAPRLDEMNHPRMPTLGSEPPPIVNRNEMFDPRAPQRHFQDGSMGFPRGPHNPIPHPDNSNGWLN is encoded by the exons ATGGCGTCATCGGACGATGACTCGGAGGAGGAAGTCATGGAAGTTATGAATTACTATTTCGAAGACGATAGAGGGGAGCCTTTTTCGTTCTATCGTTTGCCTCTTCAGTGTAGCGAGAGCGACAGGGTGGAGGGAGAGAAGAAACAAGTTTCGTTGCGCGGAGAAGCAGATAATGGTCTGCGGAAGATTTGGTGTCAAGTCAAGGCGTGGAAGTTCGATCTCCTGAATGCGGTTCCTGAGATTTCAGTGCTGTCGAAGGACAaaaaatggattaaattgggGAAACCAAGGAAGAGCTACGAGGAGACAAGTATCAGGACAATTTTGATTACATTGCATTTCATTCATTACGTGAGGAGGAATCCTGAAGCATCTCCAAAATCTGTGTGGGATTACTTGTCAAGGGTGTTCGg TTGGTATGAGGTTAGACCTTCCCAAGATGATTTGGTGAAACACACTGCTCTCATCAGAGGAGCTGTTAAAAGAGACGATGCCTTAGCAAAGTCCAAG CCTGGGAGCATGCACGATGAG GATTTCCAACCTACACATAGGCCTGGATTTATAGTCAACGATATGGATGAGGATATAGCTGATGATGCTGATGACGATGGTGCCAATGAAGATGATGAATTGTTTGACTCTGTTTGTGCATTTTGTGATAATGGCGGTGAACTGTTATG CTGTGATGGGAAGTGCATGAGGTCATTTCATGCAACCGAGGAGGCCGGTGAAGAATCAATGTGTGTGTCCCTTGGCTTCTCTATTCCTCAAGTAGAG GCCATGCAAAAATTTTTCTGTAAGAATTGTGAATATAATCAGCATCAGTGCTTTGCCTGTGGGAAGTTAGGCTCCTCAGAGAAATCTTCCAGTGCTGAG GTCTTTCGTTGTGTTTCTGCAACCTGTGGCCTTTTTTATCATCCTCACTGTGTTGCTGTGTTGCTTCATTCTGGGGACGAAGTAGCTGCAATAGAGCTTCAGAAAAAGATAGCTACCGGGGAATCATTTACATGCCCTATTCATAAGTGCTGTGCCTGTGGGCTGGGAGAGGATAAAAAAGTTTCTGAGTTGCAGTTTGCGATTTGCCGGCGATGTCCAACATCATACCACCAAAAATGTTTACCAAG AGAGATTGCTCTTGAAGACATAGAGGAAGAAGATATAATAACAAGGGCTTGGAAGGATCTCTTACCGAATCGCATACTTATATATTGCTT AAAACATGAAATTGATGAGGAACTTGGAACTCCGATTAGAGATCATATTATTTTCCCCAGTGTTGGAGAAAAGAAGTCCAATTTGAAAAGGAAGATAAAACAGGAATCAGGGTTGCTAAAAAGCCAAGGGAAAATTCTGCAGAAGAACAGAAGTTTTAGCTCGGAGGAATCTTTTGGAGGAATGGCTCGGAAAGTGACTAAAGAGTTGCCTTCTGCTGTGAAAAAAGGTGAAGCTACCCATGGAAATAAAAGGTTACCACATGAACCAGATTCCTTGAGAAAAGTTAGGGGAAATGATGCATCCCAGAAGTTTGCGAAACGAATTAAGAAGTCCGTCCCAGCAGATGCAAGCATTCCCTCCCTTGGAGATAGGTTATTTAATTTGATGACTCAGGGATCTGAGAAAGTGGTTGCGCAACAAGATACTCCAGATGGTAACAAAACTGCAGCTAAGAAGCCTACTGCAAAGGAAATTGATCACCAGCTTCCTCCATTAGATGTTGACACAGAGAGGAG GCTCTCAGATTTGATCAAAAAGTCTGAAACTTCCATAACAATGGAAAGTGTTGTGAAAAAGCATAAAATGccatcaacacataaatactcAGCCAGATATGTGGTTGACAAGACCATAACTACCGGAAAGGTGGAGGGCTCCGTTGAG GCTGTTCGAGCGGCTTTACAAAAGTTGGAGAATGGGTGCAGCATTGAGGATGCAAAAGTGGTCTGTGAGCCTGAGATCTTGAGCCAGGTTTCCAAGTGGAGG GACAAACTTCAGGTATATCTTGCACCATTTCTGAATGGCCCGCGCTATACATCATTCGGTCGGCATTTCACAAAAGTCGATAAACTCGAAGCG ATTGTTGAGAAGCTTCAGTGCTATGTGGAAGATGGTGACATG ATTGTCGACTTCTGTTGTGGTGCAAATGATTTTAGTTGTCTTCTGAAAAGAAAGCTTGACGCATCAGGGAAGAAGAAATGCTCATACCAAAACTATGATATTATGCCAGCACAG AATGACTTTAATTTCAAAAGGCGAGATTGGATGACCGTTCCTCGTGAGGACTTGCCTCAAGGCTCACGATTG ATCATGGGGCTAAATCCTCCTTTTGGGGTTAGAGGAGCATTGGCTAACAAGTTCATTGACAAGGCCCTTGAATTTTGTCCGAAACTCCTGATTCTTATTGTTCCACCGGAAACCGAAAG GTTGGACAAGAAGGGACCTTATGACCTGGTTTGGGAGGATGCACAGCTTTTATCTGGAAAG TCATTTTATCTTCCGGGATCTGTTGATGAGAATGACAAACGAATGGATCAATGGAATTTGACAGCACCACCGCTATATTTGTGGAGCCGTCGTGCAAAGAGTGCACATCACAGGGCCATAGCTCTAAAGCATGGTCACTTGTCCAGGAAAGAAGAATCACATTTGGTTGATCAACACCTTCAGACAGAGGTCTCTAATCATTTAAACGAGGACGATGGATGTTATGGCAACACTTCTGTGCTGTCCCATGATATTCCCATGGACATTGATGAGCCAGAAGAATTCAGATTTGGGATCCCTGCAGCTGACCGTCAGCGTCAGAGCTCCACTCACAATAATTGCAGCAGAGAAAGCCAGGGTGATCAGAACCATGGAAAGAACCCATCCATCGGGATTTCTAAGAAGGAGATCCTTAGTAAAGAAAATTCTGGAAGACAAATGGATGAGAAATCACCAGAGGACAAAAAAAATGGTGGAAGATCTCCTGTGAGTGAGGTGTACAAGGGAAATTTCCGTTCTGAGTTCCTTGAAACGCCGTTGCATGTAGAAGTTGGGGAACACGGGTATCAGCGTTTTGATCATCCTGTGTCTAGTTCACCAGTTTGTTCTGAAACAGCTTATGCCAGTAACCGGGCCAGCATATTCGATGATTTCAGTAGAAAGTATGGCATGAATCATGATGAGCCTTATTCAAGTAGAACCGAGAGTCCAACCGTTTCTTCACACTTGGCGAAACCTTTTTCAGGGCATACAACTAATGGTGCAGAAGGCTTTGGTCATCAATCTCACGTCAGGGAGTCCGAATTACAGTCAAGATATCAATATGGACAAGATGCCACCGATCCTATTTATAGAGATCTTGGTGATCTTGGATATGGTCAAATAGGGTCTCAATTGCCTACATCTTATTCGCATGTCGGTCCTGTGGCTGCTTCCTATCTGATGAATATGTCAGTAACACAGCGATACGCACCTCGGCTGGATGAAATGAACCATCCTAGGATGCCTACTTTGGGATCTGAGCCACCGCCAATTGTGAATAGAAACGAAATGTTCGACCCTCGAGCACCTCAACGGCATTTTCAAGATGGCTCTATGGGTTTCCCGCGTGGTCCTCACAACCCTATTCCACACCCAGACAACTCAAACGGTTGGCTTAACTAA
- the LOC119987730 gene encoding protein ENHANCED DOWNY MILDEW 2 isoform X3, translating to MASSDDDSEEEVMEVMNYYFEDDRGEPFSFYRLPLQCSESDRVEGEKKQVSLRGEADNGLRKIWCQVKAWKFDLLNAVPEISVLSKDKKWIKLGKPRKSYEETSIRTILITLHFIHYVRRNPEASPKSVWDYLSRVFGWYEVRPSQDDLVKHTALIRGAVKRDDALAKSKDFQPTHRPGFIVNDMDEDIADDADDDGANEDDELFDSVCAFCDNGGELLCCDGKCMRSFHATEEAGEESMCVSLGFSIPQVEAMQKFFCKNCEYNQHQCFACGKLGSSEKSSSAEVFRCVSATCGLFYHPHCVAVLLHSGDEVAAIELQKKIATGESFTCPIHKCCACGLGEDKKVSELQFAICRRCPTSYHQKCLPREIALEDIEEEDIITRAWKDLLPNRILIYCLKHEIDEELGTPIRDHIIFPSVGEKKSNLKRKIKQESGLLKSQGKILQKNRSFSSEESFGGMARKVTKELPSAVKKGEATHGNKRLPHEPDSLRKVRGNDASQKFAKRIKKSVPADASIPSLGDRLFNLMTQGSEKVVAQQDTPDGNKTAAKKPTAKEIDHQLPPLDVDTERRLSDLIKKSETSITMESVVKKHKMPSTHKYSARYVVDKTITTGKVEGSVEAVRAALQKLENGCSIEDAKVVCEPEILSQVSKWRDKLQVYLAPFLNGPRYTSFGRHFTKVDKLEAIVEKLQCYVEDGDMIVDFCCGANDFSCLLKRKLDASGKKKCSYQNYDIMPAQNDFNFKRRDWMTVPREDLPQGSRLIMGLNPPFGVRGALANKFIDKALEFCPKLLILIVPPETERLDKKGPYDLVWEDAQLLSGKSFYLPGSVDENDKRMDQWNLTAPPLYLWSRRAKSAHHRAIALKHGHLSRKEESHLVDQHLQTEVSNHLNEDDGCYGNTSVLSHDIPMDIDEPEEFRFGIPAADRQRQSSTHNNCSRESQGDQNHGKNPSIGISKKEILSKENSGRQMDEKSPEDKKNGGRSPVSEVYKGNFRSEFLETPLHVEVGEHGYQRFDHPVSSSPVCSETAYASNRASIFDDFSRKYGMNHDEPYSSRTESPTVSSHLAKPFSGHTTNGAEGFGHQSHVRESELQSRYQYGQDATDPIYRDLGDLGYGQIGSQLPTSYSHVGPVAASYLMNMSVTQRYAPRLDEMNHPRMPTLGSEPPPIVNRNEMFDPRAPQRHFQDGSMGFPRGPHNPIPHPDNSNGWLN from the exons ATGGCGTCATCGGACGATGACTCGGAGGAGGAAGTCATGGAAGTTATGAATTACTATTTCGAAGACGATAGAGGGGAGCCTTTTTCGTTCTATCGTTTGCCTCTTCAGTGTAGCGAGAGCGACAGGGTGGAGGGAGAGAAGAAACAAGTTTCGTTGCGCGGAGAAGCAGATAATGGTCTGCGGAAGATTTGGTGTCAAGTCAAGGCGTGGAAGTTCGATCTCCTGAATGCGGTTCCTGAGATTTCAGTGCTGTCGAAGGACAaaaaatggattaaattgggGAAACCAAGGAAGAGCTACGAGGAGACAAGTATCAGGACAATTTTGATTACATTGCATTTCATTCATTACGTGAGGAGGAATCCTGAAGCATCTCCAAAATCTGTGTGGGATTACTTGTCAAGGGTGTTCGg TTGGTATGAGGTTAGACCTTCCCAAGATGATTTGGTGAAACACACTGCTCTCATCAGAGGAGCTGTTAAAAGAGACGATGCCTTAGCAAAGTCCAAG GATTTCCAACCTACACATAGGCCTGGATTTATAGTCAACGATATGGATGAGGATATAGCTGATGATGCTGATGACGATGGTGCCAATGAAGATGATGAATTGTTTGACTCTGTTTGTGCATTTTGTGATAATGGCGGTGAACTGTTATG CTGTGATGGGAAGTGCATGAGGTCATTTCATGCAACCGAGGAGGCCGGTGAAGAATCAATGTGTGTGTCCCTTGGCTTCTCTATTCCTCAAGTAGAG GCCATGCAAAAATTTTTCTGTAAGAATTGTGAATATAATCAGCATCAGTGCTTTGCCTGTGGGAAGTTAGGCTCCTCAGAGAAATCTTCCAGTGCTGAG GTCTTTCGTTGTGTTTCTGCAACCTGTGGCCTTTTTTATCATCCTCACTGTGTTGCTGTGTTGCTTCATTCTGGGGACGAAGTAGCTGCAATAGAGCTTCAGAAAAAGATAGCTACCGGGGAATCATTTACATGCCCTATTCATAAGTGCTGTGCCTGTGGGCTGGGAGAGGATAAAAAAGTTTCTGAGTTGCAGTTTGCGATTTGCCGGCGATGTCCAACATCATACCACCAAAAATGTTTACCAAG AGAGATTGCTCTTGAAGACATAGAGGAAGAAGATATAATAACAAGGGCTTGGAAGGATCTCTTACCGAATCGCATACTTATATATTGCTT AAAACATGAAATTGATGAGGAACTTGGAACTCCGATTAGAGATCATATTATTTTCCCCAGTGTTGGAGAAAAGAAGTCCAATTTGAAAAGGAAGATAAAACAGGAATCAGGGTTGCTAAAAAGCCAAGGGAAAATTCTGCAGAAGAACAGAAGTTTTAGCTCGGAGGAATCTTTTGGAGGAATGGCTCGGAAAGTGACTAAAGAGTTGCCTTCTGCTGTGAAAAAAGGTGAAGCTACCCATGGAAATAAAAGGTTACCACATGAACCAGATTCCTTGAGAAAAGTTAGGGGAAATGATGCATCCCAGAAGTTTGCGAAACGAATTAAGAAGTCCGTCCCAGCAGATGCAAGCATTCCCTCCCTTGGAGATAGGTTATTTAATTTGATGACTCAGGGATCTGAGAAAGTGGTTGCGCAACAAGATACTCCAGATGGTAACAAAACTGCAGCTAAGAAGCCTACTGCAAAGGAAATTGATCACCAGCTTCCTCCATTAGATGTTGACACAGAGAGGAG GCTCTCAGATTTGATCAAAAAGTCTGAAACTTCCATAACAATGGAAAGTGTTGTGAAAAAGCATAAAATGccatcaacacataaatactcAGCCAGATATGTGGTTGACAAGACCATAACTACCGGAAAGGTGGAGGGCTCCGTTGAG GCTGTTCGAGCGGCTTTACAAAAGTTGGAGAATGGGTGCAGCATTGAGGATGCAAAAGTGGTCTGTGAGCCTGAGATCTTGAGCCAGGTTTCCAAGTGGAGG GACAAACTTCAGGTATATCTTGCACCATTTCTGAATGGCCCGCGCTATACATCATTCGGTCGGCATTTCACAAAAGTCGATAAACTCGAAGCG ATTGTTGAGAAGCTTCAGTGCTATGTGGAAGATGGTGACATG ATTGTCGACTTCTGTTGTGGTGCAAATGATTTTAGTTGTCTTCTGAAAAGAAAGCTTGACGCATCAGGGAAGAAGAAATGCTCATACCAAAACTATGATATTATGCCAGCACAG AATGACTTTAATTTCAAAAGGCGAGATTGGATGACCGTTCCTCGTGAGGACTTGCCTCAAGGCTCACGATTG ATCATGGGGCTAAATCCTCCTTTTGGGGTTAGAGGAGCATTGGCTAACAAGTTCATTGACAAGGCCCTTGAATTTTGTCCGAAACTCCTGATTCTTATTGTTCCACCGGAAACCGAAAG GTTGGACAAGAAGGGACCTTATGACCTGGTTTGGGAGGATGCACAGCTTTTATCTGGAAAG TCATTTTATCTTCCGGGATCTGTTGATGAGAATGACAAACGAATGGATCAATGGAATTTGACAGCACCACCGCTATATTTGTGGAGCCGTCGTGCAAAGAGTGCACATCACAGGGCCATAGCTCTAAAGCATGGTCACTTGTCCAGGAAAGAAGAATCACATTTGGTTGATCAACACCTTCAGACAGAGGTCTCTAATCATTTAAACGAGGACGATGGATGTTATGGCAACACTTCTGTGCTGTCCCATGATATTCCCATGGACATTGATGAGCCAGAAGAATTCAGATTTGGGATCCCTGCAGCTGACCGTCAGCGTCAGAGCTCCACTCACAATAATTGCAGCAGAGAAAGCCAGGGTGATCAGAACCATGGAAAGAACCCATCCATCGGGATTTCTAAGAAGGAGATCCTTAGTAAAGAAAATTCTGGAAGACAAATGGATGAGAAATCACCAGAGGACAAAAAAAATGGTGGAAGATCTCCTGTGAGTGAGGTGTACAAGGGAAATTTCCGTTCTGAGTTCCTTGAAACGCCGTTGCATGTAGAAGTTGGGGAACACGGGTATCAGCGTTTTGATCATCCTGTGTCTAGTTCACCAGTTTGTTCTGAAACAGCTTATGCCAGTAACCGGGCCAGCATATTCGATGATTTCAGTAGAAAGTATGGCATGAATCATGATGAGCCTTATTCAAGTAGAACCGAGAGTCCAACCGTTTCTTCACACTTGGCGAAACCTTTTTCAGGGCATACAACTAATGGTGCAGAAGGCTTTGGTCATCAATCTCACGTCAGGGAGTCCGAATTACAGTCAAGATATCAATATGGACAAGATGCCACCGATCCTATTTATAGAGATCTTGGTGATCTTGGATATGGTCAAATAGGGTCTCAATTGCCTACATCTTATTCGCATGTCGGTCCTGTGGCTGCTTCCTATCTGATGAATATGTCAGTAACACAGCGATACGCACCTCGGCTGGATGAAATGAACCATCCTAGGATGCCTACTTTGGGATCTGAGCCACCGCCAATTGTGAATAGAAACGAAATGTTCGACCCTCGAGCACCTCAACGGCATTTTCAAGATGGCTCTATGGGTTTCCCGCGTGGTCCTCACAACCCTATTCCACACCCAGACAACTCAAACGGTTGGCTTAACTAA
- the LOC119987730 gene encoding protein ENHANCED DOWNY MILDEW 2 isoform X1, whose protein sequence is MASSDDDSEEEVMEVMNYYFEDDRGEPFSFYRLPLQCSESDRVEGEKKQVSLRGEADNGLRKIWCQVKAWKFDLLNAVPEISVLSKDKKWIKLGKPRKSYEETSIRTILITLHFIHYVRRNPEASPKSVWDYLSRVFGWYEVRPSQDDLVKHTALIRGAVKRDDALAKSKFLHAFLEKPGSMHDEDFQPTHRPGFIVNDMDEDIADDADDDGANEDDELFDSVCAFCDNGGELLCCDGKCMRSFHATEEAGEESMCVSLGFSIPQVEAMQKFFCKNCEYNQHQCFACGKLGSSEKSSSAEVFRCVSATCGLFYHPHCVAVLLHSGDEVAAIELQKKIATGESFTCPIHKCCACGLGEDKKVSELQFAICRRCPTSYHQKCLPREIALEDIEEEDIITRAWKDLLPNRILIYCLKHEIDEELGTPIRDHIIFPSVGEKKSNLKRKIKQESGLLKSQGKILQKNRSFSSEESFGGMARKVTKELPSAVKKGEATHGNKRLPHEPDSLRKVRGNDASQKFAKRIKKSVPADASIPSLGDRLFNLMTQGSEKVVAQQDTPDGNKTAAKKPTAKEIDHQLPPLDVDTERRLSDLIKKSETSITMESVVKKHKMPSTHKYSARYVVDKTITTGKVEGSVEAVRAALQKLENGCSIEDAKVVCEPEILSQVSKWRDKLQVYLAPFLNGPRYTSFGRHFTKVDKLEAIVEKLQCYVEDGDMIVDFCCGANDFSCLLKRKLDASGKKKCSYQNYDIMPAQNDFNFKRRDWMTVPREDLPQGSRLIMGLNPPFGVRGALANKFIDKALEFCPKLLILIVPPETERLDKKGPYDLVWEDAQLLSGKSFYLPGSVDENDKRMDQWNLTAPPLYLWSRRAKSAHHRAIALKHGHLSRKEESHLVDQHLQTEVSNHLNEDDGCYGNTSVLSHDIPMDIDEPEEFRFGIPAADRQRQSSTHNNCSRESQGDQNHGKNPSIGISKKEILSKENSGRQMDEKSPEDKKNGGRSPVSEVYKGNFRSEFLETPLHVEVGEHGYQRFDHPVSSSPVCSETAYASNRASIFDDFSRKYGMNHDEPYSSRTESPTVSSHLAKPFSGHTTNGAEGFGHQSHVRESELQSRYQYGQDATDPIYRDLGDLGYGQIGSQLPTSYSHVGPVAASYLMNMSVTQRYAPRLDEMNHPRMPTLGSEPPPIVNRNEMFDPRAPQRHFQDGSMGFPRGPHNPIPHPDNSNGWLN, encoded by the exons ATGGCGTCATCGGACGATGACTCGGAGGAGGAAGTCATGGAAGTTATGAATTACTATTTCGAAGACGATAGAGGGGAGCCTTTTTCGTTCTATCGTTTGCCTCTTCAGTGTAGCGAGAGCGACAGGGTGGAGGGAGAGAAGAAACAAGTTTCGTTGCGCGGAGAAGCAGATAATGGTCTGCGGAAGATTTGGTGTCAAGTCAAGGCGTGGAAGTTCGATCTCCTGAATGCGGTTCCTGAGATTTCAGTGCTGTCGAAGGACAaaaaatggattaaattgggGAAACCAAGGAAGAGCTACGAGGAGACAAGTATCAGGACAATTTTGATTACATTGCATTTCATTCATTACGTGAGGAGGAATCCTGAAGCATCTCCAAAATCTGTGTGGGATTACTTGTCAAGGGTGTTCGg TTGGTATGAGGTTAGACCTTCCCAAGATGATTTGGTGAAACACACTGCTCTCATCAGAGGAGCTGTTAAAAGAGACGATGCCTTAGCAAAGTCCAAG TTTTTACATGCATTCCTCGAGAAGCCTGGGAGCATGCACGATGAG GATTTCCAACCTACACATAGGCCTGGATTTATAGTCAACGATATGGATGAGGATATAGCTGATGATGCTGATGACGATGGTGCCAATGAAGATGATGAATTGTTTGACTCTGTTTGTGCATTTTGTGATAATGGCGGTGAACTGTTATG CTGTGATGGGAAGTGCATGAGGTCATTTCATGCAACCGAGGAGGCCGGTGAAGAATCAATGTGTGTGTCCCTTGGCTTCTCTATTCCTCAAGTAGAG GCCATGCAAAAATTTTTCTGTAAGAATTGTGAATATAATCAGCATCAGTGCTTTGCCTGTGGGAAGTTAGGCTCCTCAGAGAAATCTTCCAGTGCTGAG GTCTTTCGTTGTGTTTCTGCAACCTGTGGCCTTTTTTATCATCCTCACTGTGTTGCTGTGTTGCTTCATTCTGGGGACGAAGTAGCTGCAATAGAGCTTCAGAAAAAGATAGCTACCGGGGAATCATTTACATGCCCTATTCATAAGTGCTGTGCCTGTGGGCTGGGAGAGGATAAAAAAGTTTCTGAGTTGCAGTTTGCGATTTGCCGGCGATGTCCAACATCATACCACCAAAAATGTTTACCAAG AGAGATTGCTCTTGAAGACATAGAGGAAGAAGATATAATAACAAGGGCTTGGAAGGATCTCTTACCGAATCGCATACTTATATATTGCTT AAAACATGAAATTGATGAGGAACTTGGAACTCCGATTAGAGATCATATTATTTTCCCCAGTGTTGGAGAAAAGAAGTCCAATTTGAAAAGGAAGATAAAACAGGAATCAGGGTTGCTAAAAAGCCAAGGGAAAATTCTGCAGAAGAACAGAAGTTTTAGCTCGGAGGAATCTTTTGGAGGAATGGCTCGGAAAGTGACTAAAGAGTTGCCTTCTGCTGTGAAAAAAGGTGAAGCTACCCATGGAAATAAAAGGTTACCACATGAACCAGATTCCTTGAGAAAAGTTAGGGGAAATGATGCATCCCAGAAGTTTGCGAAACGAATTAAGAAGTCCGTCCCAGCAGATGCAAGCATTCCCTCCCTTGGAGATAGGTTATTTAATTTGATGACTCAGGGATCTGAGAAAGTGGTTGCGCAACAAGATACTCCAGATGGTAACAAAACTGCAGCTAAGAAGCCTACTGCAAAGGAAATTGATCACCAGCTTCCTCCATTAGATGTTGACACAGAGAGGAG GCTCTCAGATTTGATCAAAAAGTCTGAAACTTCCATAACAATGGAAAGTGTTGTGAAAAAGCATAAAATGccatcaacacataaatactcAGCCAGATATGTGGTTGACAAGACCATAACTACCGGAAAGGTGGAGGGCTCCGTTGAG GCTGTTCGAGCGGCTTTACAAAAGTTGGAGAATGGGTGCAGCATTGAGGATGCAAAAGTGGTCTGTGAGCCTGAGATCTTGAGCCAGGTTTCCAAGTGGAGG GACAAACTTCAGGTATATCTTGCACCATTTCTGAATGGCCCGCGCTATACATCATTCGGTCGGCATTTCACAAAAGTCGATAAACTCGAAGCG ATTGTTGAGAAGCTTCAGTGCTATGTGGAAGATGGTGACATG ATTGTCGACTTCTGTTGTGGTGCAAATGATTTTAGTTGTCTTCTGAAAAGAAAGCTTGACGCATCAGGGAAGAAGAAATGCTCATACCAAAACTATGATATTATGCCAGCACAG AATGACTTTAATTTCAAAAGGCGAGATTGGATGACCGTTCCTCGTGAGGACTTGCCTCAAGGCTCACGATTG ATCATGGGGCTAAATCCTCCTTTTGGGGTTAGAGGAGCATTGGCTAACAAGTTCATTGACAAGGCCCTTGAATTTTGTCCGAAACTCCTGATTCTTATTGTTCCACCGGAAACCGAAAG GTTGGACAAGAAGGGACCTTATGACCTGGTTTGGGAGGATGCACAGCTTTTATCTGGAAAG TCATTTTATCTTCCGGGATCTGTTGATGAGAATGACAAACGAATGGATCAATGGAATTTGACAGCACCACCGCTATATTTGTGGAGCCGTCGTGCAAAGAGTGCACATCACAGGGCCATAGCTCTAAAGCATGGTCACTTGTCCAGGAAAGAAGAATCACATTTGGTTGATCAACACCTTCAGACAGAGGTCTCTAATCATTTAAACGAGGACGATGGATGTTATGGCAACACTTCTGTGCTGTCCCATGATATTCCCATGGACATTGATGAGCCAGAAGAATTCAGATTTGGGATCCCTGCAGCTGACCGTCAGCGTCAGAGCTCCACTCACAATAATTGCAGCAGAGAAAGCCAGGGTGATCAGAACCATGGAAAGAACCCATCCATCGGGATTTCTAAGAAGGAGATCCTTAGTAAAGAAAATTCTGGAAGACAAATGGATGAGAAATCACCAGAGGACAAAAAAAATGGTGGAAGATCTCCTGTGAGTGAGGTGTACAAGGGAAATTTCCGTTCTGAGTTCCTTGAAACGCCGTTGCATGTAGAAGTTGGGGAACACGGGTATCAGCGTTTTGATCATCCTGTGTCTAGTTCACCAGTTTGTTCTGAAACAGCTTATGCCAGTAACCGGGCCAGCATATTCGATGATTTCAGTAGAAAGTATGGCATGAATCATGATGAGCCTTATTCAAGTAGAACCGAGAGTCCAACCGTTTCTTCACACTTGGCGAAACCTTTTTCAGGGCATACAACTAATGGTGCAGAAGGCTTTGGTCATCAATCTCACGTCAGGGAGTCCGAATTACAGTCAAGATATCAATATGGACAAGATGCCACCGATCCTATTTATAGAGATCTTGGTGATCTTGGATATGGTCAAATAGGGTCTCAATTGCCTACATCTTATTCGCATGTCGGTCCTGTGGCTGCTTCCTATCTGATGAATATGTCAGTAACACAGCGATACGCACCTCGGCTGGATGAAATGAACCATCCTAGGATGCCTACTTTGGGATCTGAGCCACCGCCAATTGTGAATAGAAACGAAATGTTCGACCCTCGAGCACCTCAACGGCATTTTCAAGATGGCTCTATGGGTTTCCCGCGTGGTCCTCACAACCCTATTCCACACCCAGACAACTCAAACGGTTGGCTTAACTAA